A region from the Dinoroseobacter shibae DFL 12 = DSM 16493 genome encodes:
- the pobA gene encoding 4-hydroxybenzoate 3-monooxygenase — protein sequence MRTQVAIIGGGPSGLLLSQLLHRRGIDTVVLERQSRAHVLGRIRAGVLERGLVDLMIEAGVGDRVQREGIPHDGTVISHGDEMFRIDFTALTGQPVTVYGQTEVTRDLYTAREAAGGILLHGVEGVEIQGADTDTPSVSYTLDGQRQHLSCDFVAGCDGFHGISRKTIPETARREFEKVYPFGWLGVLSETPPVHEELIYANSERGFALCSMRNANLSRYYIQCRLDDRPEDWSDSAFWDELRRRIPKPQAESLITGPSIEKSIAPLRSFVTEPMRWGRLFLCGDAAHIVPPTGAKGLNTAASDVHYLYNGLRQFYEDGDSEGINRYSEKALARVWKTERFSWWFSKLMHRFPDQSEFEHKIQLAEIDFLRSNTAAQTAMAQNYVGLPY from the coding sequence ATGCGGACCCAGGTTGCGATCATCGGCGGCGGGCCTTCGGGGCTGTTGCTGTCGCAGCTATTGCACAGACGCGGGATCGACACGGTCGTGCTGGAGCGTCAGAGCCGCGCCCATGTGCTCGGCCGCATCCGCGCTGGCGTGTTGGAACGCGGACTCGTGGACCTGATGATCGAGGCCGGGGTCGGGGATCGGGTGCAACGCGAGGGCATTCCCCATGACGGCACGGTGATCTCCCATGGCGACGAGATGTTTCGCATCGACTTCACCGCGCTGACCGGTCAGCCGGTGACGGTCTATGGTCAGACCGAGGTGACCCGTGACCTCTATACCGCGCGGGAGGCGGCGGGCGGAATCCTCCTGCACGGGGTCGAGGGCGTGGAGATCCAAGGGGCAGATACCGATACACCATCCGTCAGCTACACCTTGGACGGGCAGCGGCAGCACCTTTCCTGCGATTTCGTGGCAGGCTGTGACGGGTTCCACGGAATCAGCCGCAAGACCATCCCCGAAACCGCACGGCGGGAGTTCGAGAAGGTCTATCCTTTCGGTTGGCTCGGGGTTCTGTCCGAAACCCCGCCCGTCCATGAAGAGCTGATTTACGCCAATTCCGAGCGTGGCTTTGCGCTCTGTTCGATGCGGAACGCCAATCTCAGCCGGTACTACATCCAGTGTCGCCTCGACGACCGGCCCGAGGACTGGAGCGACAGCGCCTTCTGGGACGAATTGCGCCGCCGCATCCCGAAACCCCAGGCAGAGAGCCTGATCACCGGGCCTTCCATCGAGAAATCCATCGCACCGCTGCGCAGCTTCGTGACCGAGCCGATGCGCTGGGGTCGCCTGTTCCTGTGTGGCGACGCCGCCCATATCGTACCGCCAACCGGGGCGAAGGGGCTCAACACCGCCGCCTCGGACGTGCATTACCTTTATAACGGCCTGCGCCAGTTCTACGAGGACGGGGATAGCGAGGGGATCAACAGGTATTCCGAGAAGGCGCTGGCACGGGTCTGGAAAACCGAGCGGTTCAGCTGGTGGTTCAGCAAGCTGATGCATCGCTTCCCCGACCAGTCGGAGTTCGAGCACAAGATCCAGCTTGCAGAGATCGACTTCTTGCGCAGCAATACGGCCGCCCAGACCGCCATGGCGCAGAACTATGTCGGATTGCCTTATTGA
- the pcaC gene encoding 4-carboxymuconolactone decarboxylase → MSDKSRYEIGMEVRRAVLGDAHVDRAEAAKNPLDAPFQSLITEAAWGTVWASDAISRRERSMLTLALLAATGNFDEIPMHVRACVNTGASKTDVMEVFQHVAIYAGVPRANHAIKLAKATFAEMEARS, encoded by the coding sequence ATGAGCGACAAGTCACGCTACGAGATCGGGATGGAAGTGCGGCGCGCAGTGCTGGGTGATGCCCATGTGGACCGGGCCGAAGCGGCGAAGAATCCGTTGGATGCGCCGTTCCAGTCGCTGATCACCGAGGCCGCCTGGGGCACCGTCTGGGCCTCCGACGCGATCAGCCGGCGCGAACGCTCCATGCTGACGCTTGCGCTGCTGGCCGCCACCGGGAATTTCGACGAGATTCCGATGCATGTCCGGGCCTGCGTCAATACCGGGGCCAGCAAGACCGACGTGATGGAGGTGTTCCAACACGTGGCGATCTATGCCGGGGTGCCGCGGGCCAATCACGCGATCAAACTTGCCAAGGCCACCTTTGCCGAGATGGAGGCAAGGTCATGA
- the modC gene encoding molybdenum ABC transporter ATP-binding protein, translating to MTLSVRINHGFPGFALDVAFDAPPGITALFGKSGSGKTSVVNAVAGLLRPDAGTIRVADRLLFDAERRICVPTHRRRLGYVFQEGRLFPHLTVRQNLCYGRWFAKGRAGSDPIDRIVELLGIGPLLDRQPGALSGGEKQRVAIGRALLSEPELLLMDEPLAALDSARKAEILPYIQRLRDETDTPILYVSHSVPEVARIATTVVALEAGRVLRSGPAQAVLADPDVAPALGIREAGALLSGIVREHAEDGVTALAFSGGTLYLPLQRDPVGADLRVRIEAKDVLLATEAPTGLSALNIFPARIEKLRQGDGPGVLVQLRIGTDLVLSRVTRRSANRMGLAVGQSCYAVLKTVSVAKQDIG from the coding sequence ATGACGCTCTCGGTGCGCATCAATCACGGCTTCCCGGGCTTCGCGCTCGACGTGGCCTTCGACGCGCCGCCCGGAATCACCGCCCTGTTCGGAAAATCGGGCTCGGGCAAGACATCCGTGGTGAACGCAGTCGCCGGGTTGTTGCGCCCCGATGCCGGCACGATCCGGGTCGCGGACAGGCTCCTGTTCGATGCGGAGCGGCGCATCTGCGTGCCGACGCATCGGCGGCGGCTTGGCTATGTTTTCCAGGAAGGGCGCCTTTTTCCCCACCTGACGGTGCGGCAGAACCTGTGCTACGGGCGGTGGTTCGCCAAGGGGCGGGCAGGGTCAGATCCGATCGACCGGATTGTCGAATTGCTGGGCATCGGTCCCCTGCTGGACCGGCAGCCGGGCGCGCTTTCGGGCGGGGAAAAGCAGAGGGTGGCGATCGGGCGGGCGCTCCTGTCCGAGCCGGAGCTGCTGTTGATGGACGAACCTCTTGCTGCGCTGGACAGCGCCCGCAAGGCCGAGATCCTGCCCTATATCCAGCGGCTGCGCGACGAGACCGACACGCCCATCCTCTATGTCAGCCATTCCGTGCCGGAGGTCGCCCGCATCGCCACCACCGTGGTCGCGCTGGAGGCGGGCCGGGTGCTGCGCAGCGGTCCCGCGCAAGCGGTTCTGGCCGATCCGGATGTGGCACCCGCGCTGGGCATCCGGGAGGCCGGCGCCTTGCTTTCGGGTATTGTCCGCGAACACGCGGAAGATGGTGTCACCGCCTTGGCCTTCAGCGGCGGCACCCTGTACCTGCCGCTGCAAAGGGATCCGGTTGGGGCCGACCTGCGCGTGCGGATCGAGGCAAAGGACGTGTTGCTGGCCACCGAGGCGCCCACGGGCCTGTCGGCCCTGAACATCTTTCCCGCCCGGATTGAAAAGCTGCGTCAGGGCGACGGCCCGGGGGTTCTGGTGCAACTGCGGATCGGGACCGACCTGGTCCTCAGTCGCGTGACCCGTCGGTCGGCAAACCGCATGGGGCTCGCGGTTGGGCAGAGCTGCTATGCGGTTCTCAAAACGGTATCCGTGGCCAAGCAGGATATCGGGTAG
- a CDS encoding winged helix-turn-helix domain-containing protein, which produces MSPRLRLRLQFEEGARLGPGKADLLEHIGATGSISAAGRAMKMSYTRAWALVEQMNDTFAEPLVSSARGGAKGGGAQLTEAGTAVLTHYRQLEAAAATAGAPQIAAIEALRKGAHDD; this is translated from the coding sequence ATGTCACCCCGCCTGCGCTTGCGGCTGCAATTCGAAGAAGGCGCCCGGCTCGGTCCGGGCAAGGCCGATCTGCTGGAGCATATCGGGGCCACCGGGTCCATCTCCGCCGCGGGCCGCGCCATGAAGATGAGCTATACCCGCGCCTGGGCCTTGGTCGAGCAGATGAATGACACTTTTGCCGAACCCCTTGTCAGCAGTGCCCGCGGGGGCGCCAAGGGCGGGGGGGCGCAGCTGACCGAGGCGGGGACCGCCGTGCTGACCCATTACCGGCAACTCGAAGCCGCCGCCGCGACGGCCGGCGCGCCGCAGATCGCCGCGATCGAGGCGCTGCGCAAGGGGGCCCACGATGACTAG
- a CDS encoding 3-keto-5-aminohexanoate cleavage protein — protein MTGKPCIICVAITGSVATKSANPAVPITVAEQVESTHEAFEAGASICHAHVRNDDETPSSDPEKFARLQEGLQKHCPGMIIQFSTGGRSGAGRERGGMLPLRPDMASLTVGSNNFPTRVYENPPDLVDWLASEMRAHEVIPEIEAFDLSHIHHAALMHRDGRLATRPYIQFVMGVKNAMPVDRETFDFYRATVERLLPGAEWCGAAIGASQIVMNEWCVAEGGHARTGLEDNVRLDRETLAPSNAALVRRVVELCNQYERPVADPAQAREILGLRPVAA, from the coding sequence ATGACCGGCAAACCCTGCATCATCTGCGTCGCCATCACTGGCTCCGTCGCCACGAAATCCGCCAACCCCGCGGTGCCGATTACCGTGGCCGAACAGGTCGAGAGCACGCACGAAGCCTTCGAGGCGGGCGCCAGCATCTGCCACGCCCATGTGCGCAACGACGATGAAACGCCGTCCAGTGACCCGGAGAAATTCGCGCGTCTGCAGGAAGGGCTGCAGAAGCACTGCCCGGGCATGATCATTCAGTTCTCCACCGGCGGTCGGTCCGGCGCTGGGCGGGAACGGGGCGGGATGCTGCCCCTGCGCCCGGACATGGCGTCGCTGACAGTGGGGTCGAACAACTTCCCCACGCGGGTCTACGAGAACCCGCCCGACCTGGTGGACTGGCTGGCGTCGGAAATGCGGGCCCATGAGGTGATCCCAGAAATCGAAGCCTTCGATCTGAGCCATATTCACCATGCGGCCCTGATGCATCGGGACGGGCGGTTGGCGACCCGTCCCTATATCCAGTTCGTGATGGGGGTGAAGAACGCGATGCCGGTGGATCGCGAGACATTCGATTTCTATCGCGCGACAGTGGAGCGGCTCTTGCCCGGGGCGGAGTGGTGCGGGGCGGCAATCGGGGCGAGCCAGATCGTCATGAACGAATGGTGCGTGGCCGAAGGTGGGCATGCGCGTACGGGGCTCGAAGACAACGTGCGGCTGGACCGCGAGACCCTGGCGCCGTCCAATGCGGCACTGGTGCGGCGGGTGGTCGAGTTGTGTAATCAGTACGAGCGCCCGGTGGCCGACCCGGCGCAAGCGCGCGAGATCCTGGGGCTGCGACCCGTGGCGGCTTAA
- a CDS encoding 3-carboxy-cis,cis-muconate cycloisomerase: protein MAAGGQNRLFDGLFADPEIAALFSAETMFAHFRHYEMALTEAQGAVGRVKDAARIAARIAKFEIAPDAISDRVTQDGVPVPAYVAALEAALGVDAAAVHLDATSQDLMDTSLALSLRRLSEVLAARLDRVIVALDGLQAAQGARTLMGRTRMQAALPIPVATRLEAWQTPLLRARDRFPEARAGVEQLQFGGPVGQRSPQMAAIAERLAKALDLPPPGPVWHSTRDGVVGYGTWLALVTGSLGKMGQDIALMSQQGLDDARLSGGGTSSAMPHKQNPIAAETLVTLARFNAVQIGGLHQAMVHEQERSGAAWALEWMILPQICEATGAALRHAAALLDSIETLGKKPV from the coding sequence ATGGCGGCTGGGGGCCAAAACAGGCTCTTTGACGGGCTTTTTGCCGACCCAGAGATCGCGGCGCTGTTCTCGGCAGAGACGATGTTCGCGCATTTTCGGCACTACGAAATGGCTCTGACCGAGGCCCAAGGTGCGGTGGGGCGGGTGAAAGATGCCGCCCGCATCGCAGCCCGAATTGCGAAGTTCGAGATCGCGCCCGACGCTATCTCGGATCGCGTAACGCAAGACGGTGTGCCCGTGCCGGCCTATGTCGCGGCGTTGGAAGCGGCGCTGGGCGTGGATGCTGCGGCGGTGCATCTCGACGCCACGTCGCAGGACCTGATGGACACGAGCCTCGCGCTGAGCTTGCGCAGGCTGAGCGAGGTGCTGGCAGCGCGGCTTGATCGGGTGATCGTCGCGCTGGACGGACTGCAAGCGGCCCAAGGTGCGCGGACCCTGATGGGCCGCACCCGGATGCAGGCCGCCCTGCCGATCCCGGTCGCAACACGGCTGGAGGCTTGGCAGACACCGCTCCTACGTGCCCGGGACCGATTTCCGGAGGCGCGCGCCGGGGTCGAACAGTTGCAGTTCGGCGGCCCGGTGGGGCAACGGTCCCCCCAGATGGCAGCCATTGCCGAAAGGCTGGCCAAGGCACTCGATCTGCCGCCGCCGGGCCCGGTCTGGCACAGCACAAGGGACGGCGTTGTGGGCTACGGCACCTGGCTCGCGCTGGTGACCGGAAGCCTCGGCAAGATGGGGCAGGATATCGCGCTCATGTCCCAGCAGGGATTGGACGATGCGCGGCTCTCCGGCGGTGGGACCAGTTCTGCCATGCCACACAAGCAGAACCCGATTGCCGCGGAAACCCTTGTCACCCTTGCGCGGTTCAACGCGGTGCAGATCGGCGGCCTGCATCAGGCTATGGTGCATGAACAGGAACGCTCCGGCGCAGCGTGGGCGCTGGAATGGATGATCCTGCCGCAGATATGCGAGGCCACCGGCGCGGCCTTGCGCCATGCGGCGGCCCTGCTTGACAGTATCGAAACCCTTGGGAAAAAGCCTGTTTAA
- the ilvA gene encoding threonine ammonia-lyase IlvA, with the protein MTEFADNAHRAASAMRPLFPATPLQMNIHLSERYGAEIWLKREDLSPVRSYKIRGAFNAISKRVAEGQTQFACASAGNHAQGVAYACQHFGVHGVIFMPVTTPRQKIDKTRIFGGTAIDIELVGDYFDDTLAAAQRYCTEASATFLSPFDDADVIEGQSTVAVELLEQLEGPPDMVILPVGGGGLSSGMKRYFEVCGVQVDLRLVEPCGARSLAKALETGAPQTLSKVDNFVDGAAVARIGARPFEILRDVPPDHVLGAPEDRICHTMLEMLNVEGIVLEPAGALAVDVLDTLRDSITGKRVVCVTSGGNFDFERLPEVKERSLRYAGLKKYFILRLPQRPGALKEFLGFLGPDDDIARFEYLKKSARNFGSVLIGIETKDAGAFEQLFARLDAAGFPFRDITEDALLAEFLI; encoded by the coding sequence ATGACCGAATTTGCCGATAATGCCCACCGGGCGGCCAGCGCGATGCGCCCCCTGTTCCCCGCAACCCCGTTGCAGATGAACATCCACCTGTCCGAGCGGTACGGGGCGGAGATCTGGCTCAAGCGCGAGGATCTGTCGCCCGTGCGGTCCTACAAGATCCGTGGTGCGTTCAACGCGATCTCGAAACGGGTGGCGGAGGGTCAGACGCAATTCGCCTGCGCCAGTGCCGGCAATCACGCCCAGGGCGTGGCCTATGCCTGCCAGCATTTCGGGGTGCATGGGGTGATCTTCATGCCCGTGACGACTCCGCGCCAGAAGATCGACAAGACACGTATCTTCGGTGGGACGGCCATCGATATCGAACTGGTGGGCGACTATTTCGACGACACGCTGGCGGCGGCGCAACGTTACTGTACCGAGGCGAGCGCGACCTTCCTGTCGCCCTTCGATGATGCAGATGTGATTGAGGGCCAATCGACCGTCGCGGTCGAGCTGCTGGAGCAGCTGGAGGGCCCCCCGGACATGGTGATCCTGCCCGTTGGGGGCGGGGGGCTATCCTCGGGCATGAAGCGTTATTTCGAGGTATGCGGCGTGCAGGTCGATCTGCGCCTGGTGGAACCTTGCGGGGCGCGCAGCCTTGCAAAGGCCCTTGAAACCGGCGCGCCGCAGACCCTGTCCAAGGTCGACAACTTCGTGGACGGGGCTGCGGTCGCGCGGATCGGCGCCCGCCCGTTCGAGATCTTGCGCGACGTGCCGCCCGATCACGTGCTCGGTGCGCCCGAGGACCGGATCTGCCACACTATGCTCGAAATGCTGAACGTGGAAGGCATCGTTCTGGAACCCGCCGGGGCGCTGGCGGTCGATGTCCTCGACACTCTGCGCGACAGCATCACGGGCAAGCGCGTGGTCTGCGTCACCTCCGGTGGAAATTTCGATTTCGAGCGCCTGCCCGAGGTGAAGGAGCGCAGCCTGCGCTATGCGGGGCTGAAGAAATACTTCATCTTGCGCCTGCCCCAGCGTCCCGGCGCGCTGAAGGAATTCCTGGGTTTTCTCGGACCCGACGATGACATCGCCCGGTTCGAGTACCTGAAGAAATCCGCACGCAACTTCGGATCGGTCCTGATCGGGATCGAAACCAAGGATGCCGGCGCTTTCGAGCAACTCTTCGCCCGGCTCGATGCAGCGGGCTTTCCGTTCCGCGATATCACCGAAGATGCGCTCTTGGCGGAGTTCCTCATCTGA
- the pcaG gene encoding protocatechuate 3,4-dioxygenase subunit alpha: MVQALSYLKETPSQTAGPYVHIGCTPNHAGLTGFYDTDPGAVLKTGSVKGQEITLRGTIFDGAGAPLRDAMVEIWQADAAGRFASGDPRGGADPHFTGWGRCACDADTGEFGFETVKPGRVPFIDGRLQAPHISLWIVARGINLGLQTRAYFADEVTANTEDPILSRIEHRHRIPTLLVLPEASGVYRFDIHLQGDRETIFFDF, encoded by the coding sequence ATGGTGCAAGCCCTCTCATATCTGAAGGAAACCCCGTCCCAGACCGCAGGCCCATATGTGCATATCGGCTGCACCCCGAACCATGCCGGGCTGACCGGGTTTTATGATACTGATCCCGGCGCAGTGCTGAAAACAGGCTCTGTCAAAGGGCAAGAGATCACTTTGCGGGGCACGATCTTCGACGGGGCGGGCGCGCCGCTGCGTGATGCGATGGTCGAGATCTGGCAGGCCGACGCGGCAGGTCGCTTCGCCTCTGGCGACCCGCGCGGCGGGGCCGATCCGCATTTCACCGGCTGGGGGCGCTGCGCTTGCGATGCCGATACCGGAGAGTTTGGCTTCGAGACCGTCAAACCGGGGCGCGTGCCCTTCATCGACGGGCGGTTGCAGGCACCCCATATCAGCCTGTGGATCGTGGCCCGAGGGATCAACCTCGGGCTGCAGACCCGAGCCTATTTCGCCGATGAGGTGACTGCCAATACCGAAGACCCGATCCTGAGCCGGATCGAGCATCGCCACCGCATCCCCACCCTGCTGGTCCTGCCCGAAGCTTCGGGCGTTTACCGGTTCGACATCCACCTGCAAGGGGATCGCGAGACGATCTTCTTCGACTTCTGA
- the modA gene encoding molybdate ABC transporter substrate-binding protein, producing MTRLWQGLCAAALLWAQPVSARDVSVFAAASLKTALEEIAADWRDETGHAATLTFAASSTIARQVDQGAPADLVLLASADWMDWLAARDLLRAGSRVALLGNTLVLIGSQAAPPLDPAPGFPLAERLGDDFLAMALVSAVPVGIYGKAALTNLGVWDTVADHVAQTDNARTALALVASGEAPLGIVYASDAQAEPRVHVLGRFPAESHPTITYPAALTVEARPEAAAFLSFLQSPEAASVFRSHGFVIHD from the coding sequence ATGACTAGGCTCTGGCAGGGGCTCTGTGCGGCCGCCTTGCTCTGGGCCCAGCCCGTCAGTGCACGCGACGTGTCGGTCTTCGCCGCCGCCAGCCTGAAAACCGCCCTGGAAGAAATCGCCGCCGACTGGCGCGACGAGACCGGGCATGCCGCGACCCTGACCTTCGCGGCCAGCTCCACCATCGCCCGGCAAGTGGATCAGGGCGCACCGGCGGATCTGGTCCTGCTTGCCAGCGCCGACTGGATGGACTGGCTCGCCGCGCGCGACCTTCTGCGGGCGGGAAGCCGCGTGGCGCTCCTGGGAAACACGCTGGTCCTGATCGGATCCCAAGCGGCCCCGCCACTGGACCCGGCGCCCGGTTTTCCCCTGGCCGAGCGTCTGGGCGATGACTTTCTCGCCATGGCGCTGGTCTCTGCGGTGCCCGTGGGGATCTATGGCAAGGCGGCGCTGACGAACCTCGGTGTCTGGGACACGGTCGCCGACCATGTTGCGCAGACCGACAATGCCCGCACCGCGCTCGCCCTGGTCGCCAGCGGCGAAGCGCCCCTCGGCATCGTGTACGCCAGCGATGCACAGGCCGAGCCGCGCGTGCATGTGCTCGGCCGGTTTCCCGCCGAGAGCCATCCGACCATCACCTATCCCGCCGCGCTCACCGTCGAGGCGCGGCCCGAGGCTGCCGCCTTCCTGTCTTTCCTGCAATCGCCCGAGGCCGCTTCGGTATTCCGGTCCCACGGGTTTGTCATCCATGACTGA
- the modB gene encoding molybdate ABC transporter permease subunit: MTDWLGPEAWAAVALSLQVSFWATLLSLPLGIFVAYALSRWNFPGRQLLNGLVHLPLILPPVVTGYLLLLAFGRRGPVGSFLEETFGFVLAFRWTGAALAAAVMAFPLMVRAIRLAIDAVDPKLEQAAATLGAPRAWVFATITLPLILPGILVGAILAFAKAMGEFGATITFVSNIPGQTQTVPSAIYAFLQVPGEESTALRLVLVSVAIAMAALLLSEVVSRAVARRIAGQ, encoded by the coding sequence ATGACTGACTGGCTCGGCCCGGAGGCCTGGGCCGCCGTGGCCCTGTCCTTGCAAGTGTCGTTCTGGGCGACGCTGCTCAGCCTTCCGCTGGGCATTTTCGTCGCCTACGCGCTGTCCCGCTGGAATTTTCCGGGGCGACAGTTGCTCAACGGGCTTGTCCACCTGCCGCTGATCCTTCCGCCGGTGGTCACGGGGTATCTTCTGCTGCTCGCCTTCGGACGACGCGGGCCGGTGGGCAGCTTTCTCGAAGAAACTTTCGGCTTCGTTCTCGCCTTTCGCTGGACCGGGGCGGCGCTGGCCGCGGCGGTCATGGCTTTCCCGCTCATGGTCCGCGCGATCCGGCTCGCCATCGACGCAGTGGACCCCAAGCTCGAACAGGCCGCTGCCACCCTGGGCGCCCCCCGCGCCTGGGTGTTCGCCACGATCACCTTGCCCCTGATCCTGCCGGGGATTCTCGTGGGTGCGATCCTCGCCTTCGCCAAGGCGATGGGGGAGTTCGGCGCCACGATCACCTTCGTCTCGAACATTCCCGGCCAGACCCAGACCGTGCCGTCCGCCATCTATGCCTTCCTGCAGGTGCCGGGCGAAGAAAGCACCGCGCTGCGCCTCGTCCTCGTTTCGGTCGCCATTGCCATGGCTGCGCTCTTGTTGTCCGAGGTCGTCTCGCGGGCGGTGGCGAGACGGATCGCGGGTCAATGA
- the pcaH gene encoding protocatechuate 3,4-dioxygenase subunit beta has translation MTDAPKPGGYFPRDRGWHPPALSPAYKTTVKRAPSLAPLSFPTSLGEETGPVFGHETLGPLDGDLIHNFAGLENPAIGPRIVVHGRVLDERARPVPGALIEIWQANAGGRYRHRNESYLAPLDPHFGGCGRVISREDGSYEFRTVMPGPYPWPNGMNDWRPAHIHLSIFGPAFAQRLVTQMYFEGDPLIWLCPIVGAIPSRAAIESLIAPVDSARNIPMDARAYKFDIVLRGRRQTMFENRKDGM, from the coding sequence ATGACAGATGCACCGAAACCCGGCGGGTACTTCCCGCGCGACCGGGGCTGGCATCCGCCCGCGCTCAGCCCCGCGTACAAGACCACGGTGAAACGGGCGCCCAGCTTGGCGCCCCTGTCTTTCCCCACCAGCCTCGGCGAAGAGACCGGTCCGGTATTCGGGCATGAGACGCTCGGCCCGCTCGACGGCGATCTGATCCACAACTTCGCGGGTCTTGAGAATCCCGCCATCGGGCCGCGCATCGTGGTTCATGGCCGGGTGCTGGACGAGCGCGCGCGCCCGGTGCCTGGGGCGCTGATCGAGATCTGGCAGGCCAATGCAGGCGGACGCTACCGCCACCGGAACGAAAGCTACCTCGCCCCGTTGGACCCGCATTTCGGCGGATGTGGGCGCGTGATTTCGCGCGAGGATGGGTCCTACGAGTTTCGGACGGTGATGCCCGGACCCTACCCTTGGCCCAATGGTATGAACGACTGGCGCCCGGCCCATATCCATCTGTCGATCTTCGGGCCCGCATTCGCCCAGCGGCTGGTGACACAGATGTATTTCGAGGGCGATCCGCTGATCTGGCTGTGCCCGATCGTGGGTGCCATTCCCTCGCGGGCAGCGATCGAGAGCCTGATCGCGCCGGTCGACAGCGCCCGGAACATCCCCATGGACGCGCGCGCCTACAAGTTCGACATCGTGCTGCGCGGGCGACGCCAGACCATGTTCGAAAACCGGAAGGACGGGATGTGA
- a CDS encoding Hpt domain-containing protein: MIDWARVRELQDEIGADDFGEIVEVFMEEVEAAIGALPDADKGSELEELMHLIKGCAWNLGFRELGKLCAAGEAAAEAGNGGSVDIDAVMQAFEAAQKVFTEGLQEQRVA, encoded by the coding sequence ATGATCGACTGGGCAAGAGTGCGCGAGTTGCAGGACGAAATCGGCGCCGATGACTTCGGCGAAATCGTCGAGGTTTTCATGGAAGAGGTGGAGGCCGCGATCGGGGCGCTGCCGGATGCGGACAAGGGGTCGGAACTGGAAGAGTTGATGCATCTGATCAAGGGCTGTGCCTGGAACCTTGGCTTTCGCGAACTCGGCAAGCTCTGCGCGGCGGGCGAGGCGGCCGCCGAAGCCGGAAATGGCGGGTCCGTGGATATCGATGCCGTCATGCAAGCTTTCGAAGCAGCGCAGAAGGTCTTCACCGAAGGCTTGCAGGAGCAGCGGGTGGCCTGA